In Telopea speciosissima isolate NSW1024214 ecotype Mountain lineage unplaced genomic scaffold, Tspe_v1 Tspe_v1.0035, whole genome shotgun sequence, a single genomic region encodes these proteins:
- the LOC122647366 gene encoding uncharacterized protein LOC122647366, with translation MAEFGSFGTHPKFPSPFLPPLPSFCTLPSRTSKAFSPFYFTVAYAHNCPVLRSSLWTDLRSIAHLTVNHPWGLGGDFNVIWYSIEKQGGDHVDSDAMDSFSECIEDIGANDLSWTGFPLTWSNKRAGPNRIACKLDRVLVNEEWLTSFPSSHAYFDNPGISDHSPISLTIKPFSSFGPKPFKYFNMWSSHFTFKPLVLEAWNKPVFSFSNPLLAFSKRLKNVKAALKAWNLNTFGNINLQVANCKDRLASIQLRLHSDLHNGSLAVEEKEISSELASVLAREESFMKQKSRIKWLDLGDSNTAYFHRSVKARANANSISQLYLPDGSLVTRVNGIKDLAVQHFKDLFSSHQVDHSPIPDHLLNKFVDPELHASLCAIPKEEEM, from the coding sequence ATGGCAGAATTTGGCTCATTTGGGACCCATCCAAAATTTCCATctccctttcttcctcctctgcccAGTTTCTGCACACTTCCTTCTCGGACTTCCAAAGCATTTTCACCTTTCTACTTCACAGTGGCTTATGCTCATAATTGTCCTGTTCTTAGGTCCTCTTTATGGACTGATCTCCGATCAATTGCCCATCTTACTGTGAACCATCCTTGGGGCTTGGGAGGAGACTTCAATGTCATCTGGTACAGCATAGAAAAGCAAGGTGGAGATCATGTGGATTCGGATGCTATGGACTCCTTTAGTGAGTGTATTGAGGATATTGGGGCAAATGACCTCAGTTGGACTGGTTTTCCTCTTACTTGGTCCAACAAAAGGGCAGGTCCCAATCGTATTGCTTGTAAATTGGATAGAGTTTTAGTCAATGAAGAGTGGCTGACCTcatttccttcttcccatgCTTACTTTGATAATCCGGGTATCTCTGATCATTCTCCTATCTCCCTCACCATcaaacccttctcttcttttggcCCTAAACCATTCAAGTACTTCaacatgtggtcctctcactTTACTTTTAAGCCACTGGTTCTTGAAGCTTGGAACAAACctgttttttccttctccaacCCCCTGCTTGCTTTCTCAAAAAGACTCAAGAATGTCAAGGCTGCTCTTAAGGCTTGGAACCTCAATACCTTTGGGAACATTAATTTGCAGGTGGCAAATTGCAAAGACAGGTTGGCCTCCATTCAGCTTCGGTTACATTCTGATTTGCACAATGGTTCCCTTGCTgtagaagagaaagagatctcCTCCGAGCTTGCTTCTGTGCTTGCAAGGGAAGAGAGTTTTATGAAGCAAAAGTCTAGAATCAAGTGGCTAGATCTGGGTGACTCGAATACTGCATACTTCCATCGCTCTGTGAAAGCTAGAGCCAATGCAAACTCTATTTCTCAGCTCTATCTCCCAGATGGCTCTCTTGTCACTAGAGTAAATGGCATCAAAGACCTGGCTGTCCAGCATTTTAAAGACTTGTTCTCTAGTCATCAGGTGGACCACTCTCCCATCCCTGATCACTTGCTCAACAAGTTTGTTGACCCTGAGCTGCATGCTTCCTTGTGTGCTATtcctaaagaagaggaaatgtaG